A region from the Brassica napus cultivar Da-Ae chromosome C8, Da-Ae, whole genome shotgun sequence genome encodes:
- the LOC106413785 gene encoding LOW QUALITY PROTEIN: pathogenesis-related protein 1 (The sequence of the model RefSeq protein was modified relative to this genomic sequence to represent the inferred CDS: inserted 1 base in 1 codon) gives MKVVIYSRRQLILVALVGALFLPTKAQDSPQDYLDAHNQARAAVGVGPIXVAAFAQGYVDQLSGHCILKHSGGPYGENLAMGSGDFSGVVAVELWVKEKANYNYASNTCNGVCGHYMQVVWRNTVRLGCAKARCSNGGTVISCNYDPQGNCVNERPY, from the exons atgaagGTCGTGATCTATTCCCGACGTCAACTAATCTTGGTAGCCCTTGTAGGAGCTCTTTTTCTTCCCACGAAGGCTCAAGACAGCCCACAAGACTATCTAGATGCTCACAACCAAGCACGAGCAGCGGTGGGAGTAGGCCCCA TAGTTGCAGCCTTCGCTCAGGGCTACGTTGACCAGCTAAGTGGCCACTGCATTCTCAAACACTCCGGTGGGCCTTACGGGGAAAACTTGGCCATGGGTAGCGGCGACTTTTCAGGGGTCGTTGCTGTTGAGCTTTGGGTTAAGGAGAAGGCTAACTACAACTATGCTTCGAACACTTGCAATGGAGTTTGTGGTCACTATATGCAGGTTGTTTGGAGAAATACGGTGAGGCTTGGATGTGCCAAAGCGAGGTGTAGCAATGGCGGAACCGTCATCTCTTGCAATTATGATCCACAGGGAAACTGTGTAAACGAGAGGCCTTACTAA